The Chitinophaga sp. H8 genome contains a region encoding:
- a CDS encoding thioredoxin fold domain-containing protein gives MKKALLFALLLPFFAVAQDKGIHFEHGLSWAEIQAKAKAENKYIFIDCFTTWCGPCKYMSANIFPLEEVGNFMNDKYISVKVQMDEAAKDNEEVKKWYADAKMIGEKYSVRAYPTFLFFAPDGSIVDRQVGGGEAQAFIERCADALKPEKQYYTQLDQYNKGKKDPEFLRSLALLALDKYDQKNATTFSKLYLDQQKDLYTKENLEFINKFTNSSKDVGFKMFLEHPDKVNKILGSGAAENKIMEIAAQEEIYPKLMKKDKSAPDWAGLEKAVKAKYPKLAEEMLLKTKVQYFSYVKDADNAVANIIAYMKKYGHKADPQELNEYAWTIFEKCNDMKCIEQALEWSKRSFKDKEVPAFMDTYANLLFKSGKKADAIAWEEKALKSANEQERKNYEETLEKMKKGDKYWE, from the coding sequence ATGAAAAAGGCACTACTTTTTGCATTACTGCTACCTTTCTTTGCGGTAGCACAGGACAAAGGCATCCATTTTGAACATGGACTCAGCTGGGCCGAGATACAGGCCAAAGCCAAAGCGGAGAACAAATACATTTTTATCGATTGTTTTACTACCTGGTGCGGACCATGTAAGTACATGTCTGCCAACATTTTCCCATTGGAAGAAGTCGGCAATTTTATGAACGACAAATATATCAGCGTAAAAGTACAGATGGACGAAGCCGCCAAGGATAATGAAGAAGTGAAAAAGTGGTATGCTGATGCAAAAATGATAGGAGAAAAATACAGCGTACGTGCTTATCCTACTTTTCTCTTTTTTGCGCCAGACGGAAGTATCGTAGACCGTCAGGTAGGTGGCGGTGAAGCGCAGGCGTTTATTGAAAGGTGCGCAGATGCACTAAAGCCAGAGAAACAATATTACACCCAACTGGACCAGTATAATAAAGGAAAAAAAGATCCTGAATTTTTACGCAGTCTGGCTTTGCTGGCATTAGATAAGTATGATCAGAAGAATGCAACTACCTTTTCTAAATTATACCTGGATCAGCAAAAAGACCTGTATACAAAAGAGAACCTGGAGTTTATTAATAAATTCACCAATAGCAGCAAGGATGTAGGGTTTAAAATGTTCCTGGAACATCCGGATAAAGTAAACAAAATATTAGGCAGCGGAGCGGCAGAAAATAAGATTATGGAGATCGCGGCGCAGGAAGAGATCTATCCCAAGCTGATGAAAAAAGATAAAAGTGCGCCTGACTGGGCAGGATTAGAAAAGGCTGTCAAGGCAAAATATCCTAAACTGGCAGAAGAAATGTTGCTGAAAACAAAAGTGCAGTATTTCTCTTATGTGAAAGATGCTGACAACGCAGTAGCCAATATTATTGCTTATATGAAAAAGTATGGTCATAAAGCAGATCCGCAGGAGCTGAATGAATATGCCTGGACCATCTTTGAAAAATGTAATGATATGAAATGCATCGAACAGGCCCTGGAGTGGAGCAAACGTTCTTTTAAAGATAAAGAAGTACCGGCTTTTATGGATACCTATGCGAACCTGCTGTTTAAATCAGGTAAAAAGGCAGATGCCATAGCATGGGAAGAAAAAGCGCTGAAGAGTGCAAATGAGCAGGAAAGAAAGAACTATGAAGAGACACTGGAGAAAATGAAGAAAGGTGATAAGTACTGGGAATAG
- a CDS encoding L-serine ammonia-lyase, iron-sulfur-dependent, subunit alpha yields the protein MENYPSIFNDVIGPVMRGPSSSHCAAALRIGRFCRELMEGDISDIFIVFDPEGSLATTHKSQGSDMGLYGGFLGWEADDERLPSSEQFIEKAGIHISITIADIGDTHPNTYQVTLQNSRETHQLTAISTGGGMITVLDIDGAAVTMAGDFHETLIYCASPASLLSVIESKVPFDSIVVHAGRLSFIEIKSQERLPDDICRQLGAIGGVTAVKRIAPVLPILSRKNLQVPFITCEGMLEYNQGKALALWELAVAYESARGNIAPETVFEMMRRIVRIMETSIHSGLKGTQYTDRLLGSQSVQFKAELESQRLVDGAVLNTIIMYVSAMMEVKSSMGVIVAAPTAGSCGALPGAVLGTAAALGLSEEEKVKAMLAAAMIGVFIAAHATFAAEVGGCQAECGSGAGMAAAAIVWLAKGSLQQSLSAASVAVQNSLGMICDPIANRVEAPCLGKNVLAATNALSCANMALANYDHLIPLDEVIETMKQVGDSIPHTLRCTTLGGLSITKTAKALEEKLNTGAGFKSC from the coding sequence ATGGAAAACTATCCCAGTATATTCAATGATGTGATAGGCCCCGTTATGCGGGGGCCCTCCAGCTCGCATTGTGCCGCAGCTTTAAGAATAGGCCGCTTTTGCCGGGAGCTGATGGAGGGGGATATCAGCGATATTTTTATTGTATTTGATCCGGAAGGCTCACTGGCTACCACCCATAAGAGCCAGGGTTCCGATATGGGGCTGTATGGTGGTTTTCTTGGCTGGGAGGCAGATGATGAACGCTTGCCTTCTTCTGAACAGTTTATTGAAAAAGCAGGTATTCATATCAGTATCACTATTGCAGACATAGGGGATACCCATCCCAATACTTACCAGGTAACCCTGCAGAATAGCCGGGAAACACACCAGCTCACGGCCATCTCTACGGGCGGGGGCATGATCACTGTATTGGATATTGACGGGGCCGCAGTAACGATGGCCGGCGATTTTCATGAAACACTGATTTATTGTGCATCACCTGCCAGCCTGTTATCAGTTATTGAAAGCAAAGTACCGTTTGATAGTATAGTAGTGCATGCTGGAAGATTATCTTTTATAGAGATCAAATCACAGGAACGCTTACCCGATGATATTTGCCGTCAGTTAGGCGCCATAGGAGGGGTGACGGCAGTAAAGCGGATAGCTCCCGTACTACCAATATTATCCCGGAAAAATCTGCAGGTGCCTTTTATTACCTGTGAAGGGATGCTGGAATACAATCAGGGAAAGGCACTGGCACTTTGGGAGCTGGCAGTAGCATATGAAAGTGCACGCGGTAATATTGCCCCGGAAACTGTTTTTGAAATGATGCGGCGTATTGTACGTATTATGGAAACGTCTATACACAGTGGTTTAAAAGGTACACAATACACAGACCGTTTACTGGGTAGCCAGTCGGTGCAGTTTAAAGCGGAGCTGGAAAGCCAGCGTCTGGTAGATGGTGCAGTGCTCAATACGATCATTATGTATGTATCTGCCATGATGGAAGTGAAAAGCTCGATGGGGGTTATTGTGGCTGCACCTACTGCAGGCTCCTGCGGCGCGTTGCCGGGAGCAGTATTGGGTACCGCTGCAGCCTTGGGGTTATCAGAAGAGGAAAAGGTAAAGGCTATGCTGGCAGCAGCTATGATTGGCGTGTTTATTGCCGCTCATGCTACGTTCGCCGCAGAGGTGGGTGGTTGTCAGGCAGAGTGCGGATCCGGGGCGGGGATGGCCGCTGCTGCAATTGTATGGCTGGCAAAAGGCAGCCTGCAGCAGTCTTTGTCGGCGGCTTCTGTAGCTGTGCAGAACTCCCTGGGCATGATCTGTGATCCTATTGCCAACAGGGTAGAAGCACCCTGTCTTGGAAAAAATGTGCTGGCAGCTACCAATGCATTATCCTGTGCAAATATGGCATTGGCAAATTACGACCATCTTATTCCACTGGATGAGGTGATTGAAACCATGAAACAGGTGGGCGACAGTATTCCCCACACGCTGCGGTGCACCACGCTTGGCGGACTTTCTATCACTAAAACGGCTAAAGCGCTCGAAGAAAAACTAAATACAGGTGCCGGATTTAAAAGTTGTTGA
- a CDS encoding S9 family peptidase — protein MMKKRIVLGLLLLLMICCLVLPAMAQPSAVPLTLEDIYSKGIYNRKGYGPVRWMKDNKGYSTLEAAATSRGRDIIRYEAGSGRRSVLVAAAQLIPAGAQEPLTIADYTWSDDNSQLLIFTNTRRVWRYNTRGDYWVLNLQSGKLQQVGKTVPRSTLMFAKFSPDASRVAYVSNNNIYVEELASGNTRQLTQDGNADIINGTFDWVYEEELDCRDGFRWSPDGKNIAYWQSDTRGVGTFYLIDNIDSLYSKPMPFPYPKVGTTLSAVKVGVISATGGDPRWFDIPGDPRNNYLARMDFIPHSDEVMIQQLNRPQNTNKVWVGNTGNMALHNILTDQDDAFLDIHDNIKWLDHEKYFTWTSERDGWLHLYKVSRDGKVMQPVTKGDFDVVSISCIDPQGGYVYYIASPDNYIQRYLYRSRMDGKGQAERVTPAGQEGQHAYQLSTDAKWAIHTFQNHITPDRISLVNIPAHKTISSLEDNHALKARYDQLKLPPKEFVKVDIGDHVILDAWMIKPADFDPAKKYPLLFYVYGEPAGSTVQDNWDGNDLWHQYMAQQGYVVMSVDNRGTKVPRGRTWRKSIYGQIGILASQDQQKAATAICNTYPFIDKNRVGIWGWSGGGQMTLNCMFRYADTYKTGLAVSFVSDQRLYDATYQERYMGLLDENAKGYHDGSPINYAAGLKGKLMIIHGTADDNVHYQSFEMLANELIRQNKLFYMMSYPMRSHSIHERENTSLHLRRTMERYWKEHL, from the coding sequence ATGATGAAGAAAAGGATTGTTTTAGGACTGCTATTGTTGCTGATGATTTGCTGCCTGGTACTTCCGGCCATGGCGCAGCCATCTGCTGTGCCGCTCACGCTGGAAGATATTTACAGCAAAGGAATATACAACCGCAAGGGATATGGACCGGTGAGATGGATGAAAGATAACAAAGGGTACTCTACCCTGGAAGCTGCTGCCACTTCACGGGGCAGGGATATCATCCGGTATGAAGCAGGCAGCGGCCGGAGAAGTGTATTGGTAGCAGCAGCGCAACTGATTCCGGCGGGAGCGCAGGAACCATTGACTATCGCAGATTATACCTGGTCGGATGATAATTCCCAACTGCTGATATTTACCAATACCAGGAGGGTATGGCGCTATAATACCAGGGGCGATTACTGGGTGTTGAACCTGCAATCAGGCAAATTGCAGCAAGTAGGAAAAACAGTGCCACGCAGTACATTGATGTTTGCCAAATTTTCTCCGGATGCCTCCAGGGTAGCCTATGTAAGTAATAACAATATTTATGTGGAAGAGCTGGCCTCCGGTAATACCCGGCAGCTGACGCAGGATGGTAATGCAGATATTATCAATGGCACCTTTGACTGGGTATATGAAGAAGAGCTGGACTGCCGGGATGGGTTCCGCTGGAGCCCGGATGGTAAAAATATTGCTTACTGGCAATCTGATACCAGGGGTGTAGGTACTTTTTACCTGATTGATAATATTGATTCCCTGTATTCAAAACCTATGCCTTTTCCTTATCCTAAAGTAGGTACTACGCTCTCTGCAGTGAAAGTAGGTGTTATCAGCGCCACCGGTGGCGATCCCCGCTGGTTTGATATACCTGGTGATCCGCGTAATAATTACCTGGCAAGGATGGACTTTATCCCCCATTCGGATGAGGTAATGATACAGCAGCTGAACAGGCCGCAGAACACCAATAAGGTATGGGTAGGGAACACCGGCAACATGGCATTGCATAATATCCTGACTGATCAGGATGACGCCTTCCTCGATATCCATGATAATATCAAATGGCTGGACCATGAAAAGTATTTTACCTGGACGAGTGAGCGCGATGGCTGGCTGCATTTGTATAAGGTGTCCAGGGATGGGAAGGTAATGCAACCTGTTACCAAAGGTGATTTTGATGTGGTAAGTATCAGTTGTATAGACCCGCAGGGAGGATATGTATACTATATCGCTTCTCCGGATAACTATATCCAGCGGTATTTATACCGGAGCCGTATGGATGGAAAAGGACAAGCAGAAAGGGTTACTCCCGCAGGGCAGGAGGGGCAGCATGCTTATCAGTTGTCGACAGATGCGAAATGGGCTATCCATACTTTTCAGAATCATATTACACCAGACAGGATTTCCCTGGTAAATATTCCGGCTCATAAAACGATTAGTTCGCTGGAAGACAACCATGCACTGAAAGCGCGGTATGATCAGTTAAAGCTGCCCCCCAAGGAATTTGTAAAAGTAGATATAGGCGATCACGTTATCCTCGACGCCTGGATGATCAAACCGGCTGATTTTGATCCCGCTAAAAAATATCCACTACTGTTTTATGTATACGGAGAACCGGCAGGGTCTACTGTACAGGACAACTGGGATGGGAATGACCTCTGGCATCAGTACATGGCGCAGCAGGGGTATGTTGTGATGAGTGTTGACAACAGGGGCACTAAAGTACCCAGGGGACGTACCTGGCGTAAAAGCATTTACGGACAGATCGGTATCCTGGCGTCGCAGGACCAGCAAAAGGCGGCTACAGCGATCTGTAACACGTATCCTTTTATTGATAAAAACAGGGTAGGTATCTGGGGGTGGAGTGGTGGAGGGCAGATGACCCTTAACTGCATGTTCCGCTACGCAGATACCTATAAAACCGGGCTGGCAGTATCCTTTGTATCAGATCAGCGATTGTATGATGCTACATACCAGGAGCGGTATATGGGGCTGCTGGATGAAAACGCAAAAGGATATCATGATGGCTCACCGATTAATTATGCCGCAGGCCTGAAAGGCAAGCTGATGATCATACATGGAACGGCAGACGACAATGTACATTACCAGAGTTTTGAAATGCTGGCCAATGAACTGATCCGGCAGAACAAGCTGTTTTATATGATGTCTTATCCTATGCGTTCACACAGCATTCATGAAAGAGAAAATACTTCGCTTCATCTGCGGCGTACGATGGAAAGATACTGGAAGGAACATTTGTGA
- a CDS encoding glycoside hydrolase family 95 protein, with amino-acid sequence MSMNNRMWMLVALVVWATSTLAQDSNQYDQISNKRFDPATFLWYDKPAAEWNEALPVGNGRLGGMVFGNALAERIQLNEDTYWTGGPYNAVVKEGYKALPEIRQLVFKGEMKQAHNLFGRTLMGYPVEQQKYQSLANLQLTFKNTGEVTGYRRWLDLKTGVTSLQYVSGGVTYKREVFSSVPDQVIVVRITASKPGSISFQANLHGVRNQEHSNYATDYFRMDGDGKDELILTGKSADYLGVAGKMKYEARLKATTEGGTIKVTDRDLVVENANTVTLYFAAATNFVNYKDVSADQHKRVLDYLDKIKDKSYATILQAHLADYKQLFDRVVLRLPVTANAYLPTNERMQQNMTASDPQLAALAYQFGRYVLMSSSRPGTQAANLQGIWNNDMNPAWDSKYTTNINLEMNYWAVESANLSECAEPLIQLVKQLTDQGAQVAKEHYGCRGWVCHQNTDQWMVAAPMDGPAWGAFTPGGAWLCTMLWEHYLYTQDKQYLQDIYPVLKGAVDFYMDFLVPHPNGRWLVTNPSTSPENFPASPSNGPFFDEVTGGMLPGTTICAGASIDMQILSDLFGGYTQAAGILGKDAGYVSTVIAAKQRFPPPRAGKDGTLQEWADDWGQLEKEHRHASHMYGLYPGNVLSVSGTPTLIPACKAVLEQRGDGATGWSRAWKTALWARLRDGNRANKIFKRYLKEQASPQLFAKCGKPMQVDATLGMTAAISEMLVQSQEGVIDLLPALPDEWQDGEVKGIRARGAFELQFSWQTGKVNRVEVMSGQGSLCRIKPGAALQVTANGRKVKVQKAKDGTLTFPTVKGQTYILQ; translated from the coding sequence ATGAGTATGAATAACAGGATGTGGATGCTGGTGGCCCTGGTGGTATGGGCCACCAGTACATTGGCACAGGATAGTAACCAATACGATCAGATCAGTAATAAACGCTTTGATCCCGCTACTTTTTTGTGGTATGACAAACCTGCGGCAGAATGGAACGAAGCGCTGCCGGTAGGAAATGGGCGTTTGGGAGGAATGGTATTTGGAAATGCTTTAGCAGAACGTATACAATTAAACGAGGACACCTACTGGACCGGCGGGCCTTATAATGCTGTGGTAAAAGAGGGATACAAGGCCCTGCCGGAAATCAGGCAGCTGGTATTTAAAGGTGAAATGAAGCAGGCACATAACCTGTTTGGCAGAACACTGATGGGATATCCGGTAGAACAGCAGAAATACCAGTCGCTGGCCAACCTGCAACTGACATTTAAAAATACCGGGGAAGTAACCGGCTACCGGCGCTGGCTGGATCTGAAAACAGGAGTTACCAGTCTGCAATATGTAAGCGGTGGTGTTACCTACAAGCGGGAGGTTTTTTCTTCTGTACCTGATCAGGTAATCGTAGTGAGGATCACTGCCAGTAAACCAGGCAGTATTTCCTTTCAGGCCAATTTACATGGCGTACGAAATCAGGAGCACTCCAACTATGCCACCGATTATTTCCGGATGGATGGAGATGGCAAAGATGAACTGATATTAACCGGGAAGTCGGCCGACTATCTGGGCGTAGCTGGCAAAATGAAATATGAGGCCCGGTTAAAAGCGACTACCGAAGGAGGTACCATTAAAGTAACAGACCGGGACCTTGTGGTGGAAAATGCAAATACGGTCACCTTGTACTTTGCTGCAGCTACCAACTTTGTAAACTATAAGGATGTAAGCGCTGATCAGCATAAAAGGGTATTGGACTACCTGGATAAAATCAAAGATAAGTCCTATGCTACTATCTTGCAGGCACACCTGGCAGATTATAAGCAATTGTTCGACCGGGTAGTATTACGTTTACCGGTTACAGCTAACGCTTACCTGCCTACGAATGAAAGAATGCAGCAGAATATGACAGCGTCTGATCCGCAGCTGGCGGCTCTGGCTTACCAGTTTGGTCGTTATGTCCTGATGTCATCTTCCCGCCCCGGTACGCAGGCCGCTAATCTGCAAGGTATCTGGAACAACGATATGAATCCTGCCTGGGATTCGAAGTATACTACCAACATCAACCTGGAAATGAATTACTGGGCAGTGGAATCGGCTAACCTCAGCGAGTGTGCGGAACCATTGATCCAGCTGGTAAAGCAGCTTACAGATCAGGGTGCGCAGGTAGCTAAAGAACATTATGGCTGCAGGGGTTGGGTATGCCATCAGAATACGGATCAATGGATGGTGGCCGCACCGATGGACGGCCCGGCATGGGGTGCGTTCACACCTGGAGGTGCCTGGTTGTGTACCATGTTGTGGGAACATTACCTGTATACACAGGATAAACAGTACCTGCAGGATATTTACCCGGTGCTCAAAGGAGCAGTAGATTTTTACATGGATTTCCTGGTACCACATCCTAATGGCAGATGGCTGGTTACCAATCCTTCCACTTCACCGGAGAACTTCCCGGCTAGTCCTTCTAACGGCCCTTTCTTTGATGAAGTAACCGGGGGGATGCTCCCCGGCACTACCATCTGTGCAGGTGCTTCTATAGACATGCAGATCTTGTCCGATCTGTTTGGCGGATATACACAGGCGGCAGGTATCTTAGGAAAAGATGCCGGTTACGTATCTACTGTGATTGCTGCAAAGCAACGGTTTCCTCCGCCACGGGCTGGCAAAGACGGTACGTTGCAGGAATGGGCAGACGATTGGGGCCAGCTGGAAAAAGAACACCGGCACGCTTCTCACATGTATGGGCTGTATCCCGGCAACGTATTATCTGTATCCGGAACGCCAACATTAATACCCGCCTGTAAAGCGGTACTGGAGCAGCGGGGGGACGGTGCCACCGGCTGGTCAAGGGCCTGGAAAACCGCCCTATGGGCCAGATTAAGGGATGGTAACCGGGCTAATAAGATCTTTAAAAGATATCTGAAAGAACAAGCCAGCCCACAACTGTTTGCCAAATGTGGTAAACCCATGCAGGTAGATGCTACGTTAGGAATGACCGCCGCCATTTCAGAGATGCTGGTGCAGTCGCAGGAGGGCGTTATAGACTTGTTGCCAGCTTTGCCGGATGAATGGCAGGATGGTGAAGTAAAAGGTATCCGTGCCCGTGGTGCTTTTGAACTGCAGTTTAGCTGGCAGACAGGTAAGGTGAACCGGGTGGAGGTGATGTCCGGGCAGGGCAGCCTCTGCCGGATAAAGCCCGGCGCAGCATTGCAGGTGACGGCTAATGGCCGCAAAGTAAAAGTACAAAAGGCTAAGGATGGTACCCTCACTTTTCCTACAGTGAAAGGACAGACTTATATCCTCCAATAA
- a CDS encoding SusD/RagB family nutrient-binding outer membrane lipoprotein, which translates to MKQLFIKSVFGLLVLLQVTACTRTFDEMNTNPNNPVTAPATNILARSIQATAGTLYGERLGMYYLGAYGGQTSVRSVGAFYEYRAEIVLSHWTSLYQIMNDLQKVILQSEKDNNKNMQAAAITLKAFVAQYVTDMWGDVPYSDALKGEDGVIQPAYDTQEAIYNSLLAELKKAADLFNEGAIDKLGDGDILMSNNTGKWKRFCNSLRLRVAMRMSYAAPAVATAALKEVLTNAASYPVLQQDENVSLQWLGTAPYNEPWYEFLRTRTDYAMNATLIDVLNNYADPRLPVYALPAADDGLYHGLITGRPGSEFTLNNVSRIGTKFAGTANGLSPFMRYSEVCFIMAEAYQRNLVTGNAADAYVKGITASMAENGITNISTYLNDPKVALAGNNGDLQKINLQKWIALFKQSAEAWSEARRTDVPLMAKVPYDYNGSHNRPPFRYPYPEEELFLNEKNIKPHMEGLENNDKYWGKQVWWDKRSNVH; encoded by the coding sequence ATGAAACAACTGTTTATAAAATCTGTCTTCGGCTTGCTGGTATTACTACAGGTTACTGCCTGTACCCGCACATTTGATGAGATGAATACAAATCCGAACAATCCGGTCACGGCACCGGCTACCAATATTCTCGCCAGATCTATACAGGCTACTGCCGGTACCTTGTATGGAGAACGTTTAGGGATGTATTACCTGGGGGCCTATGGCGGCCAGACTTCGGTACGTTCTGTAGGGGCTTTTTATGAATACCGGGCAGAGATCGTATTAAGTCATTGGACCAGTCTGTATCAGATTATGAACGATTTGCAAAAGGTGATCCTGCAGTCGGAAAAAGACAATAATAAAAATATGCAGGCGGCAGCTATAACTTTAAAAGCCTTTGTAGCCCAGTATGTTACTGATATGTGGGGGGATGTACCTTATTCAGATGCTTTGAAAGGAGAAGATGGTGTAATACAACCTGCCTACGATACGCAGGAAGCCATTTACAATTCCCTGCTGGCAGAATTGAAGAAAGCCGCTGATCTTTTTAATGAAGGGGCTATTGATAAACTGGGAGATGGGGATATTCTGATGAGCAATAATACCGGCAAATGGAAACGGTTCTGTAATTCCCTCCGCCTGAGAGTGGCCATGCGTATGTCATATGCCGCTCCTGCGGTAGCCACGGCCGCTTTAAAGGAGGTATTGACGAATGCGGCCAGCTATCCGGTATTGCAGCAGGACGAGAATGTATCGCTGCAATGGCTGGGTACTGCGCCATACAATGAACCATGGTATGAATTCCTGCGCACGCGCACAGATTATGCCATGAATGCTACATTGATAGACGTACTGAATAATTATGCTGATCCCCGGTTGCCGGTATACGCATTGCCCGCTGCAGATGATGGCTTATACCACGGACTGATTACCGGCCGCCCTGGCAGCGAGTTTACCCTGAACAATGTATCCAGGATAGGTACAAAGTTTGCCGGAACGGCCAATGGACTTTCTCCGTTTATGCGCTATTCGGAAGTGTGCTTTATCATGGCAGAAGCCTATCAGCGTAATTTGGTAACTGGTAATGCGGCGGATGCTTATGTTAAAGGAATTACGGCTTCTATGGCAGAGAATGGCATCACTAATATAAGTACTTATCTGAATGATCCTAAAGTAGCACTGGCGGGTAACAATGGAGATTTGCAAAAGATTAACCTGCAAAAATGGATCGCATTGTTTAAACAAAGTGCGGAAGCATGGAGTGAAGCGAGAAGAACAGATGTTCCATTAATGGCCAAAGTACCATATGATTATAACGGCTCGCACAACAGGCCTCCTTTCCGTTATCCTTATCCGGAAGAAGAACTGTTCCTGAACGAAAAGAATATTAAGCCACATATGGAAGGGCTGGAGAATAATGATAAATACTGGGGCAAACAGGTATGGTGGGATAAAAGATCAAATGTGCATTAG